Proteins encoded by one window of Glycine soja cultivar W05 chromosome 15, ASM419377v2, whole genome shotgun sequence:
- the LOC114386043 gene encoding uncharacterized protein LOC114386043, which produces MRAFLCRTPNLKQLVLPRKGDFSRKAVHMEMKSWGGLESINISSGVPIDYIFPAIREYCKSVSGIKFHCEFEEKHAEALIESTPNLKVFSIRSTVVSVKALRSVLTSLEHLESVNICHNFVMDFSHGGFSIFAVQEVIYCEEGSCLKCQYERSIAPGSFLYRALEDIWREDEITSLAH; this is translated from the coding sequence ATGCGTGCCTTCTTGTGTAGGACCCCAAATCTGAAACAACTAGTTCTACCAAGGAAAGGTGACTTTTCAAGAAAAGCAGTGCATATGGAAATGAAGTCATGGGGAGGCCTTGAGTCCATTAACATTAGCTCTGGTGTCCCCATCGATTACATATTTCCTGCAATTCGCGAATACTGTAAGAGCGTCAGTGGGATCAAATTCCATTGCGAATTTGAAGAAAAGCACGCAGAAGCCTTGATTGAATCTACCCCTAACTTGAAGGTGTTCAGCATTCGGTCCACGGTAGTGAGCGTGAAGGCTTTGAGGAGTGTGCTCACTTCCTTGGAACATTTAGAGTCGGTGAACATCTGTCACAACTTCGTTATGGATTTTTCACATGGTGGATTTAGTATTTTTGCAGTTCAAGAAGTTATCTATTGTGAAGAAGGGTCATGCCTTAAGTGTCAGTATGAGCGTAGCATTGCACCTGGTTCTTTTCTCTATCGTGCACTAGAGGATATCTGGCGGGAGGATGAGATCACCTCACTGGCACATTAA